From one Larimichthys crocea isolate SSNF chromosome XVIII, L_crocea_2.0, whole genome shotgun sequence genomic stretch:
- the akap17a gene encoding A-kinase anchor protein 17A, which yields MTTIVHDTTEAVCLSSEYNLYLKPIAKMTISVALPTLKLPGKSISNWEVMERVKAMVAPDQFSALRISKSTMDFIRFEGEVENKTVVKGLLARLDGKSIKLSGFTDVLKVRAVENKVDFPTRYDWDSFFRDAKDMNETLPGERPDTIHLEGLPCRWFSQKDSPFPDRPSEEVLIVVFQTFGKVRNVDIPMLDPYREEMMDKNFNTFSFGGHLNFEAYVQYQEYCGFSKAMDTLRSMKLMLKGEDGKAVACNIKVTFDTSKHLSESALKRRSLERLKLQELERQREEQKRREKEEEERRKEEERKQKEQEEEEKERKKEERLRKREQKMREREERRNLKRVRRQQEEEQKKLQMKIAMEERRLLLAQRNLESIRLIAELLARAKALKQQQQAKERAEREEQERQEQSRQKEELARLQQLEACRRKQEEELRRVEVEKERALELQRREKELREKLLCNLLKKGSSKTPRPPGMQDQAGPVTSEEASDPGGSDGMLGILGRVNGVKAVEGKEKQEHSQVLGKNRGREDRKKDREGRREEVARSRHSRERARDRSHRERSSSYSRGRRRRSHSHSRRQRSSSRRRSSSRHKRSCRHHGDRRRSHSHCSRSTSSSQDRSRSSSGRSYSRGRSRRSHRRYSRGSSRGSNKSRGRRSHSHYSRRYRRHSNSRDRSHSRRR from the exons ATGACCACCATCGTCCACGATACTACAGAGGCGGTGTGCCTCTCCTCCGAGTACAACCTGTACCTGAAGCCCATTGCCAAAATGACCATAAGTGTGGCTCTGCCGACGCTCAAGCTGCCAGGCAAGAGCATTTCCAACTGGGAGGTAATGGAGAGGGTGAAGGCCATGGTCGCCCCGGATCAGTTTTCAGCCCTGCGCATCTCCAAGAGCACCATGGACTTCATCCGCTTTGAGGGCGAGGTGGAAAACAAGACGGTGGTGAAGGGCCTGCTGGCCCGTCTGGATGGGAAGAGCATCAAACTTAGTGGATTTACGGACGTACTGAAG gTTCGTGCAGTAGAGAATAAAGTGGACTTCCCTACACGTTACGACTGGGATTCCTTCTTCCGCGACGCCAAGGACATGAATGAAACTCTGCCGGGAGAGAGGCCTGACACCATCCACCTGGAGGGACTTCCCTGCCGCTGGTTCAGCCAGAAGGACAGTCCGTTTCCAGACCGGCCTTCTGAAGAAGTCCTCATTGTTGTGTTCCAGACATTTGGCAAG GTGCGAAATGTTGACATCCCCATGCTGGACCCGTACCGGGAGGAGATGATGGACAAGAACTTCAACACATTCAGTTTCGGCGGTCATCTGAACTTTGAGGCTTATGTCCAGTACCAGGAGTACTGCGGCTTCAGCAAGGCAATGGACACTCTGCGTAGCATGAAGCTGATGCTCAAAGGAGAAGACGGAAAGGCAGTGGCCTGCAATATCAAG GTGACCTTTGACACCAGCAAGCACCTGAGCGAGTCGGCTCTGAAGAGGAGGAGTCTGGAGAGGCTGAAGTTACAGGAGCTGGAgcggcagagagaggagcagaaacGACgcgagaaggaagaggaggagcggcgcaaggaggaggagag gaaacagaaggagcaggaagaggaggagaaggagcggaagaaggaagagaggcTGCGAAAGCGAGAGCAGAAGATgcgggagagggaggagaggaggaaccTGAAGAGGGTGAGgcggcagcaggaggaggagcagaagaagcTGCAGATGAAGATCGccatggaggagaggaggctgctgctggcTCAGCGCAACCTGGAATCGATTCGGCTCATTGCCGAGCTGCTGGCCAGAGCCAAG gccctgaagcagcagcagcaggcgaaAGAGAGGGCAGAAAGGGAGGAACAGGAAAGGCAGGAGCAATCTCGACAGAAGGAGGAACTCGCTCGTCTGCAGCAGCTAGAGGCCTGCCGACGCAAGCAGGAAGAGGAGCTccggagggtggaggtggagaaggagcgCGCACTGGAGCTCCAGCGCCGAGAGAAGGAACTAAGGGAGAAGCTGCTTTGCAACCTGTTGAAGAAGGGCAGCAGTAAAACACCAAGACCTCCAGGCATGCAGGACCAGGCCGGGCCCGTAACGAGTGAGGAGGCCTCAGATCCTGGTGGCAGTGATGGGATGTTGGGAATTCTCGGCCGGGTGAACGGAGTCAAAGCAGTTGAGGGCAAAGAGAAGCAGGAGCACTCCCAAGTTTTGGGAAAAAACAGgggaagagaggacagaaagaaagaccgggaaggaaggagagaagaggtggCGAGGAGCAGGCACAGCAGGGAGCGAGCAAGAGACCGCTCACACCGAGAGAGGAGCTCCTCATATAgccgggggaggaggaggcgctcCCACAGCCACAGCAGGAGACAAAGGAGCTCCAGCCGCCGGAGGAGCTCTAGTCGTCATAAGAGGAGCTGCAGACACCATGGCGACAGGAGGCGCAGCCATAGCCACTGCAGCAGGAGCACAAGCTCCAGCCAGGACAGGAGCCGGAGCAGCAGCGGGAGGAGTTACAGCAGAGGGAGGAGCCGCCGTAGTCACCGCAGATACAGCAGAGGAAGTTCGAGGGGCAGCAATAAAAGCAGAGGGCGGAGGAGTCACAGCCATTACAGCCGAAGATACAGGAGACACAGCAACAGTAGAGACAGGAGCCACTCCAGACGGCGATGA